In one Rhopalosiphum padi isolate XX-2018 chromosome 3, ASM2088224v1, whole genome shotgun sequence genomic region, the following are encoded:
- the LOC132924737 gene encoding uncharacterized protein LOC132924737, with the protein MHKFLQINLNCCKAAHALALQQAAESNVDILIVSEPPPTRINTWYYDSLGKATIACPRGLTVDIVGPTEPGFTWIQTGNLRIYSCYWSPRPDPNIAQFRAFLSNLEHSVITHNGDSIICGDFNAHHTSWGSRSNSSKGDAILDLIQSLGLVICNVSTSPTFVRGSGSSVIDITLASPRVAANISNWAVLDTITLSDHFYIQFTLQDFLISHPTRVSRPPKLHAPTLKALLSTNRLTVAECASDIDQMADNLSSAIYDACSLPPSNSEGKRRSVHWWSPRLGELRKTANHLRRVFQLKRRRFGPVASAVEEAAAKYAKLALTKAIKRAKDQAWKDLYDEVERDPWGKPYKIVMGKMKIRSEIPGLNLPGRLPMIIRELFPPHPVKQPALWPTPSSSPVRKVDVEELKSACSKLKSGTAPGPDGITNEILKILISQQPESFLDIANACLSQGRFP; encoded by the coding sequence ATGCATAAATTTCTGCAAATTAACTTAAACTGCTGCAAGGCTGCCCACGCACTGGCGTTACAGCAGGCAGCGGAATCCAATGTTGACATCCTCATTGTCAGCGAACCTCCCCCTACGAGGATCAACACGTGGTACTACGACTCGCTCGGCAAAGCAACCATAGCTTGCCCACGCGGCCTCACAGTGGACATCGTCGGGCCCACCGAGCCGGGATTTACATGGATTCAAACAGGAAATCTCCGTATTTACTCGTGCTACTGGTCCCCCAGGCCAGACCCCAATATTGCACAATTCCGTGCATTTCTCAGCAATCTGGAGCACAGCGTCATAACGCACAACGGCGACTCGATCATCTGTGGTGACTTCAACGCCCACCACACCTCCTGGGGCTCTCGATCGAATAGTAGTAAAGGAGACGCTATCCTCGACTTGATTCAATCGTTAGGTCTGGTCATCTGCAACGTCAGTACGTCCCCGACTTTTGTACGTGGGTCAGGTTCCTCGGTAATAGATATTACCCTGGCTTCCCCCCGCGTTGCAGCAAACATTTCGAACTGGGCCGTCCTAGACACGATAACTCTGAGCGACCATTTTTACATACAGTTTACTCTACAAGACTTCCTAATTAGCCACCCAACACGCGTGAGCAGACCGCCAAAGTTACACGCGCCAACCTTAAAGGCGCTCTTGTCAACCAACCGGCTGACTGTCGCAGAATGTGCCTCAGACATAGACCAAATGGCAGACAACCTGTCCTCTGCGATATATGATGCGTGCAGTCTGCCCCCCTCGAACTCGGAGGGTAAAAGGAGGAGTGTTCATTGGTGGTCTCCCAGACTGGGCGAATTACGCAAAACGGCTAATCACCTCCGCCGCGTCTTTCAACTAAAGCGCCGCCGATTTGGCCCCGTAGCAAGCGCCGTAGAAGAAGCCGCCGCCAAATACGCAAAGTTGGCTCTTACTAAAGCAATAAAGCGCGCAAAGGACCAGGCCTGGAAGGACCTCTATGATGAAGTGGAGCGTGACCCTTGGGGGAAGCCGTACAAGATTGTGATGGGAAAAATGAAAATCAGATCCGAGATCCCTGGGCTGAACCTGCCCGGTAGGCTTCCAATGATCATCCGTGAGCTCTTCCCTCCCCACCCGGTGAAACAGCCCGCCTTATGGCCCACCCCGTCGTCTTCACCCGTACGCAAGGTGGACGTGGAGGAATTGAAGTCTGCCTGCAGTAAACTCAAAAGCGGTACCGCTCCCGGCCCTGACGGCATCACAAACGAAATTTTGAAGATCCTCATTTCCCAACAACCGGAGTCGTTTTTGGACATAGCGAACGCATGTCTCTCCCAAGGGCGCTTCCCCTGA
- the LOC132924735 gene encoding uncharacterized protein LOC132924735: MMRFLQTNLNHCRAAQDLLCQSMVEKKTDVAIISEPYARSILGNTRWSLDRSGRAALGVINDTFTVSAFEQEDVYIAAKVNGVTVYSCYASPNSPIANFRALLDKLEQSVRLKDGHIIIAGDFNARSAAWMDTTTDARGEELSHLVDTLRLDVVNTGSDPTFVGRGAGSVVDVTFASETLARRVTEWRVLEDENASDHRYIEFQLGSSLHHPDHGESNDQGWIVKDIDPDLLSTGLMLAEWTAIGDTTNMEPEAAATELERGITLACEFAFKAKPQAPQKRRPVPWWNDEIASARSECVRCRRVLTRARRRVRGEAAEEHAEFKEVRKKLNNLIRRSKEKCWADLTKLVEDDPWGKPYKIVMRKLQGPPALNRLEPNTLAGVIDRLFPQHLLMTNESHATEEVPVQCSTLGASVRGTSVEQDTGIRSRECTGTAESTEESRVKNRMWVSDNKSRGVQCTGEPATHPISC, from the coding sequence ATGATGCGCTTTCTGCAGACAAACCTCAACCACTGCCGAGCAGCCCAAGACCTGCTGTGCCAGTCAATGGTTGAGAAAAAAACCGACGTCGCCATAATCAGCGAGCCTTACGCGAGATCGATTCTTGGCAACACACGTTGGAGCCTGGACCGATCAGGAAGAGCGGCCCTAGGGGTAATAAACGACACCTTTACGGTTAGTGCATTTGAACAAGAAGATGTCTACATAGCTGCGAAGGTGAACGGGGTAACAGTGTACAGCTGTTATGCCTCCCCAAACTCGCCGATTGCAAACTTTCGAGCACTGCTTGATAAGCTGGAGCAGAGTGTGCGCCTGAAAGATGGACACATAATAATAGCGGGAGATTTTAACGCAAGATCAGCGGCATGGATGGACACAACAACAGACGCCAGGGGAGAGGAACTCTCTCACCTCGTCGACACACTTCGCCTGGACGTCGTCAACACAGGCAGCGACCCGACATTCGTAGGAAGGGGCGCTGGATCAGTAGTAGACGTCACGTTCGCCTCAGAAACGCTTGCGAGGAGAGTGACGGAGTGGAGGGTCCTCGAAGACGAGAACGCAAGTGACCACCGTTACATTGAATTCCAACTTGGGAGCAGCTTACATCACCCCGATCATGGAGAAAGTAACGATCAGGGCTGGATTGTCAAAGACATCGACCCGGACCTGCTATCGACCGGACTAATGTTAGCGGAGTGGACGGCGATCGGCGACACCACAAACATGGAACCAGAAGCAGCCGCTACGGAGCTCGAGAGAGGAATCACGTTGGCCTGCGAGTTCGCATTCAAGGCAAAGCCTCAAGCCCCGCAGAAGAGGAGACCAGTCCCGTGGTGGAATGACGAGATCGCGTCAGCCAGAAGCGAATGCGTCCGTTGCAGAAGAGTGCTAACCCGAGCTCGTCGGCGGGTAAGAGGAGAGGCCGCGGAGGAACACGCGGAATTTAAAGAGGTGCGGAAAAAGCTGAACAATCTAATAAGAAGGAGCAAGGAAAAATGTTGGGCGGACCTAACTAAGTTGGTGGAGGACGATCCTTGGGGAAAGCCGTATAAAATCGTAATGAGGAAGCTGCAGGGGCCTCCAGCTCTGAACAGACTGGAACCGAATACCCTTGCCGGAGTAATTGACAGACTCTTCCCCCAGCACCTTCTTATGACCAACGAGAGCCACGCGACAGAGGAAGTTCCTGTGCAGTGTAGTACACTCGGTGCTTCTGTACGGGGCACCAGTGTGGAGCAGGACACTGGAATACGTTCCCGCGAATGTACTGGAACTGCAGAGAGTACAGAGGAGAGCCGCGTTAAGAACCGTATGTGGGTATCGGACAATAAGTCACGTGGCGTCCAATGTACTGGCGAGCCTGCCACCCATCCAATATCTTGCTAG
- the LOC132924738 gene encoding uncharacterized protein LOC132924738, whose protein sequence is MWETLQNLCTHILDRQLIIKEFHVDFEKSAHSSILNVFPQCKIVCCTFHLVQSWFRRIQKSSKLLQEYKNNNSEVGKWLKYFFGLPYLPSDEIEIAFSNLIAIAPPDGFYFSDYVFSSYILPNSNFNPSLWAGKPDDLPRTTNGAEAFHRHFNNQFYNPHPHVYQVIDVILNIQSETDLKLNSIKMNINNYRRKEMLQTIEYMKNLWTKYTNNEIDQLNYLEQMGNHFQGKPLK, encoded by the coding sequence ATGTGGGAAACACTTCAAAATCTTTGTACTCACATTCTCGATCGGcaacttattattaaagaatttcatgttgattttgaaaaatcagCTCATAGCTCAATTTTAAATGTCTTTCCACAGTGTAAAATTGTATGCTGCACATTTCATTTAGTTCAATCTTGGTTTCGTCGAATCCAAAAAAGTAGTAAATTATTacaggaatataaaaataataattcagagGTAGGTAAAtggcttaaatatttttttggtttgccGTACTTGCCATCTGATGAAATAGAAATagcattttcaaatttaatagctATAGCTCCACCTGATGGATTCTACTTCTCCGATTATGTTTTTTCAtcatatatattacctaattcaaatttcaatccATCCCTGTGGGCAGGCAAACCAGATGATTTACCCAGAACAACGAACGGAGCTGAAGCATTTCATAggcattttaataatcaattctaTAACCCTCATCCACACGTATACCAAGTAATAgatgttattttaaacattcaatCAGAAACTGATCTTAAActgaattcaataaaaatgaatattaataactatcgTCGGAAAGAAATGTTACAAACAATTGAGTACATGAAAAATTTGTGGACAAAGTATACAAATAACGAAATTGATCAATTAAATTACTTGGAACAAATGGGCAACCACTTCCAAGGTAAACCTTTgaaataa
- the LOC132924736 gene encoding uncharacterized protein LOC132924736: MRETRDGSLLLELAKGSKSASAAKSIAAAISAKLGDSVGKVSQLGVQTEVEILDLDAVSTAGEVLEALRSAIPDQDDSAAQAARESICDVRIWPTRSGQQIATAKMSRHAASLITRMAVGWTMCRVRARTLPPERCYRCQGFGHNSRSCTETDRTGACWKCGLTDHLMKDCKASEDCCLPCELAGLSKTSHKPGSGACAARKRAAGAKSNTNEQLMFQTAVETEADILVVSEPFTKCGRDDKWCFSTDRKAAVASTQGSSLFRNSVQLLLEARHLDYAIRANDSAKLVVAGDFNAWNTEWGSRTNNPRGRLLSDLAASLGLLLANIGTVPTFVRGTATSVIDVTWHKGLILSDWRVLESDSLSDHKYVCFGSHVEQQPPQRHEPATVHRAWSVKRRDPLKFASYVEAHPLNLSCGDTVERAMASAQSLDAYLIEACDASMPKKSLGPRGRLPVHWWSVEISDLRKKVLGLRSIYQDSLRRVGLQGSEAARSNFSLARKDLRLSIRLAKDKSWRDLCDQVETDSWGKPYRIIMKKNAKSHTRDAAKGKEDTIADHLFPMAPPDELGSSSRPRS, translated from the exons ATGAGGGAGACCCGCGACGGGTCGTTGCTGCTAGAGCTGGCGAAGGGGTCGAAATCGGCCTCAGCAGCCAAATCGATTGCTGCTGCCATCAGCGCTAAGCTCGGGGATTCTGTTGGGAAAGTGTCCCAACTTGGCGTCCAGACTGAGGTAGAGATCCTCGACTTGGACGCTGTTTCCACCGCAGGGGAAGTTTTGGAGGCACTGCGCTCTGCCATCCCTGATCAGGATGACTCTGCAGCTCAGGCGGCGAGAGAGAGCATTTGCGACGTCCGGATCTGGCCGACACGCTCGGGCCAGCAGATCGCTACAGCGAAAATGTCGCGACACGCTGCATCTCTTATAACGAGAATGGCGGTGGGATGGACGATGTGTCGGGTCCGCGCCAGGACGTTGCCTCCGGAGAGGTGCTACCGGTGCCAGGGCTTTGGTCACAACTCCAGAAGCTGCACGGAAACGGACAGGACCGGGGCGTGTTGGAAATGTGGCCTCACCGACCACCTAATGAAAGACTGCAAAGCGTCCGAAGACTGTTGTCTGCCCTGCGAGCTTGCGGGTCTCTCCAAGACCAGCCACAAGCCAGGTTCGGGTGCCTGCGCCGCCAGGAAGCGTGCTGCTGGAGCGAAATCAAACACCAATG AACAGCTCATGTTCCAGACGGCCGTAGAAACGGAGGCCGATATCCTGGTAGTGAGCGAACCATTTACCAAGTGCGGGCGCGATGATAAATGGTGCTTCAGCACGGACCGTAAGGCCGCCGTGGCATCTACACAAGGCTCTTCACTCTTCCGTAACAG TGTTCAGCTGTTACTGGAGGCCCGACATCTCGACTACGCGATCCGTGCGAACGACAGCGCTAAACTCGTTGTAGCGGGCGATTTTAATGCCTGGAACACTGAGTGGGGATCCAGGACCAACAACCCCAGGGGACGCCTGCTGTCCGACCTCGCAGCCAGCCTGGGTTTGTTGCTGGCCAACATTGGAACAGTCCCCACTTTTGTGAGGGGCACAGCTACGTCCGTTATCGACGTAACTTGGCACAAAGGACTGATCCTGTCCGACTGGAGGGTTCTTGAGTCGGACTCCTTGAGTGACCACAAATACGTGTGTTTCGGTTCACACGTGGAGCAACAGCCACCTCAGCGTCATGAACCCGCGACAGTGCACCGCGCCTGGTCGGTCAAGAGGAGGGATCCCTTGAAATTCGCCAGCTATGTGGAGGCGCACCCTCTTAATTTAAGCTGCGGCGACACCGTGGAACGCGCGATGGCCTCAGCTCAGTCACTTGACGCGTATCTAATAGAGGCATGCGACGCGTCAATGCCGAAAAAAAGTCTAGGCCCCAGAGGTAGGCTACCCGTTCACTGGTGGTCTGTCGAAATCAGCGATTTAAGGAAAAAAGTGCTTGGTCTCCGCAGTATATACCAAGATAGTCTACGTCGTGTGGGGTTGCAGGGCTCGGAGGCCGCGAGATCCAACTTCTCCCTTGCCAGGAAAGATCTCCGACTGTCCATAAGACTCGCCAAGGACAAGAGCTGGCGGGATCTCTGCGATCAAGTAGAAACCGATTCCTGGGGCAAACCGTATCGCATTATTATGAAGAAGAATGCTAAGAGTCACACAAGAGACGCCGCGAAAGGTAAAGAAGATACCATTGCTGACCACCTGTTCCCAATGGCCCCCCCCGACGAACTGGGATCTAGCTCCAGACCCAGAAGTTAG